The Chloracidobacterium sp. genome includes a window with the following:
- a CDS encoding ABC-F family ATP-binding cassette domain-containing protein, translating to MLFRFEDVHKSYGGHDILRGVTCQVNAGEKIGLVGRNGAGKSTMFRLLCGLDQPDRGRIVRMNNLSFGLLEQHPHFPPDVTTLEAALSVFAELQAMEREMRRLEHNMAEQGGDPDRLAQTLERYSELQHRFEARGGFTYPARTEEVLLGLGFTKDDFSKPAARLSGGQQGRLHLGMLLLRQPDILLLDEPTNHLDLRAIEWLEEFLLGYEAAYVVISHDRFFLDRVTTRTIELDRGKALSYEGGFTEYVAKRDALREIQQRHYERQQAEIARQEEFIRRNIAGQKTKQAKSRRNLLARMERLEAATVDAPQGDFTMKHVPRSGEWVLTLKDLRVGYNGRVVAGPFNLVVRRGEKLGIVGPNGAGKTTLLKTLLGVLPPVTGEVRWGSGVKMAYYDQRLESLTLANSVFAELQSVNPSATEFELRSFLARFLFTGDDVFKRIKALSGGERGRLALAKLIYSRSNTLILDEPTNHLDIPSCEALEMALVRYPGTCLIVSHDRYFLDNVATRLLWLEPGGSRDFDGSYSELWELRQAEQREAARRTKTTEPSPTLSAPPQTRSTVEASTKPKKKSQGKIRPVETIESEIACVEADLAEVTAAMATPAIAADPARYVEYHQRYERLTQQLEALYAEWEATVAAE from the coding sequence ATGCTGTTCCGCTTCGAAGACGTACACAAAAGCTACGGCGGTCACGACATCTTGCGTGGGGTGACCTGTCAGGTCAACGCTGGTGAAAAAATCGGCCTTGTCGGCCGCAACGGTGCTGGCAAGTCCACGATGTTTCGCTTGCTGTGCGGTCTTGATCAGCCTGACCGTGGGCGGATTGTTCGCATGAACAACCTATCATTTGGCCTGCTCGAACAACACCCGCACTTCCCGCCGGATGTGACGACGCTTGAGGCGGCCTTGAGTGTCTTCGCTGAGCTTCAGGCAATGGAGCGCGAGATGCGCCGGCTTGAACACAACATGGCCGAACAGGGCGGCGATCCCGACCGGCTGGCGCAAACGCTGGAACGCTACAGCGAACTGCAACATCGCTTTGAAGCGCGCGGCGGTTTTACCTACCCGGCTCGCACGGAGGAGGTGTTGCTAGGTCTTGGTTTCACCAAGGATGACTTTTCCAAGCCGGCGGCTCGGTTGAGCGGCGGCCAACAGGGACGGCTGCATTTGGGCATGCTGCTTTTGCGGCAGCCGGACATTCTGCTGCTTGACGAGCCGACAAATCACCTCGATCTGCGCGCCATTGAGTGGCTGGAGGAGTTTTTGCTCGGTTACGAGGCGGCGTATGTCGTCATCTCGCACGACCGCTTCTTTCTTGATCGCGTCACGACGCGCACCATTGAACTCGACCGGGGAAAAGCGCTGTCGTACGAGGGTGGCTTTACGGAGTACGTCGCCAAACGCGACGCGCTGCGTGAGATTCAGCAGCGGCACTACGAAAGGCAGCAGGCGGAGATTGCGCGGCAGGAGGAGTTCATCCGCCGCAACATCGCCGGACAGAAAACCAAACAGGCCAAGTCACGGCGCAACCTCTTAGCGCGGATGGAGCGGCTTGAAGCCGCAACGGTTGACGCCCCGCAGGGTGACTTTACGATGAAGCATGTCCCGCGTTCGGGCGAGTGGGTGCTGACGCTGAAAGACCTGCGCGTGGGCTACAACGGCCGGGTGGTGGCAGGGCCGTTCAACTTGGTTGTGCGACGGGGTGAAAAGCTAGGCATTGTTGGGCCGAACGGCGCGGGGAAGACGACGTTGCTCAAGACACTGCTGGGGGTATTGCCGCCGGTAACAGGCGAAGTGCGCTGGGGCAGTGGCGTCAAAATGGCTTATTACGACCAGCGGCTTGAGTCGCTGACGCTCGCCAACTCGGTTTTTGCAGAACTCCAGAGCGTCAACCCTTCAGCAACGGAGTTTGAGCTGCGGTCGTTTCTGGCACGGTTTTTGTTCACCGGCGACGACGTGTTCAAGCGCATCAAGGCGCTTTCCGGTGGGGAACGCGGGCGGCTGGCGTTGGCGAAGCTCATTTACAGTCGGTCGAATACACTCATCCTCGACGAACCGACCAACCACCTTGACATTCCCTCGTGCGAAGCCTTGGAAATGGCGCTAGTTCGCTATCCGGGAACGTGCCTTATCGTGTCACATGACCGCTACTTTCTCGACAATGTAGCGACACGGTTGCTTTGGTTGGAGCCTGGCGGTAGCCGTGACTTTGACGGCAGTTACAGTGAGCTATGGGAGCTTCGTCAGGCGGAGCAACGTGAGGCGGCTCGGCGAACAAAGACAACCGAGCCGTCACCCACGTTGTCTGCGCCTCCACAGACGCGCTCGACAGTGGAAGCGTCCACAAAGCCAAAGAAAAAGAGCCAGGGTAAGATTCGCCCGGTGGAAACGATTGAGTCAGAAATTGCTTGCGTCGAGGCTGATCTAGCCGAAGTTACAGCGGCGATGGCGACGCCGGCCATTGCCGCCGACCCGGCGCGTTATGTTGAGTATCACCAACGGTATGAGCGCTTGACGCAGCAACTTGAGGCGCTTTACGCCGAATGGGAAGCGACGGTTGCAGCCGAGTAG